In one Culex quinquefasciatus strain JHB chromosome 2, VPISU_Cqui_1.0_pri_paternal, whole genome shotgun sequence genomic region, the following are encoded:
- the LOC6031765 gene encoding myosin heavy chain, muscle isoform X22, which translates to MPKPVVQVGDDPDPSEWLFISLEQKRIDQSKPYDAKKACWVPDEKEGFVLGEIKATKGELVTVGIPGGETKDFKKDLVGQVNPPKYEKCEDMSNLTYLNDASVLHNLRERYRAKLIYTYSGLFCVVINPYKRWPLYTMRVAKMYRGKRRNEVPPHLFAVSDGAYVNMLTNHENQSMLITGESGAGKTENTKKVIAYFATIGASSKKSAEEEKKISLEDQVVQTNPVLEAYGNAKTVRNDNSSRFGKFIRIHFTGSGKLGGADIETYLLEKARVISQQTLERSYHIFYQMMSGSVKGLKEICFLSNNIHDYHIVSQGKTTIPSVDDGEEMQITDEAFNILGFTQEEKDNIYRITAAVMHMGGMKFKQKGREEQAEADGTEEGDRVAKLLGCVTEDLYKNLLKPRIKVGTEFVTKGQNKDQVTNAVGALCKGIFDRLFKWLVKKCNETLDTKQKRAQFIGVLDIAGFEIFDYNGFEQLCINFTNEKLQQFFNHHMFVLEQEEYKKEGINWAFIDFGMDLLACIELIEKPMGILSILEEESMFPKATDQTFAEKLMNNHLGKSAPFQKPRPPKPGCQAGHFAIGHYAGCVSYNITGWLEKNKDPLNDTVVDQFKKGKNALIVEIFADHPGQSGGGDAGGKGGRGKKGAGFATVSSSYKEQLNNLMTTLKSTQPHFVRCIIPNELKQTGLIDAHLVMHQLTCNGVLEGIRICRKGFPNRMMYPDFKLRYLILAPAAMMAEKEGKNAAQKCFDAIGLDPESYRIGHTKVFFRAGVLGQMEEFRDDRLSKIMTWMQSWIRGYLSRRSFKKMQEQRVSLEIVQRNLRKYMKLRTWAWWKLWQKVKPLLNVSRVEDQIAKLEETAKKAQDDLEKETKLRQELEALNSKLLAEKTALLDSLSGEKGALQDFQEKTAKLQAQKADVENQLRDTQERLTQEEDARNQLFQQKKKLEQEISGQKKDAEDLELQIQKIEQDKASKDHQIRNLNDEIAHQDELINKLNKEKKMSGEVNQKTAEELQAAEDKVNHLNKVKAKLEQTLDELEDSLEREKKLRGDVEKAKRKVEGDLKLTQEAVADLERNKKELEQTIMRKDKEISALSAKLEDEQSLVGKLQKQIKELQGRIEELEEEVEAERQARAKAEKQRADLARELEELGERLEEAGGATSAQIELNKKREAELAKLRRDLEESNIQHEGTLANLRKKHNDAVAEMAEQVDQLNKLKTKAEKERGQYFAELNDSRLSLDHLANEKASQEKIAKQLQHTLNEVQGKLDETNRTLNDFDTSKKKLSIENSDLLRQLEDAESQVSQLSKIKISLTQQLEDTKRLADEESRERATLLGKFRNLEHDLDSLREQVEEEAEGKGDIQRQLSKANAEAQLWRTKYESEGVARAEELEEAKRKLQARLAEAEETIESLNQKCIALEKTKQRLSTEVEDLQLEVDRATSIANSAEKKQKAFDKIIGEWKLKVDDLAAELDASQKECRNYSTELFRLKGAYEEGQEQLEAVRRENKNLADEVKDLLDQIGEGGRNIHEIEKSRKRLEAEKDELQAALEEAEAALEQEENKVLRAQLELSQVRQEIDRRIQEKEEEFENTRKNHQRALDSMQASLEAEAKGKAEALRMKKKLEADINELEIALDHANKANAEAQKNIKRYQQQMKDVQSALEEEQRARDDAREQLGISERRANALQNELEESRTLLEQADRGRRQAEQELGDAHEQLNDVSAQNASIAAAKRKLESELQTLHSDLDELLNEAKNSEEKAKKAMVDAARLADELRAEQDHAQSQEKMRKALEQQIKELQVRLDDAETNALKGGKKAIQKLEQRVRELEAELDSEQRRHTDAQKNLRKSERRIKELTFQSEEDRKNHERMQDLVDKLQQKIKTYKRQIEEAEEIAALNLAKFRKAQQELEEAEERADIAEQTATKFRTKGGRAGSVQRGASPAPQRQSAMPSLAALGLPTFDDHAF; encoded by the exons ATGCCGAAGCCAGTTGTCCAAGTCGGTGACGACCCCGACCCAAGCGAGTGGCTGTTCATTTCGCTGGAGCAGAAGCGTATCGATCAGAGCAAGCCGTACGATGCCAAGAAGGCGTGCTGGGTGCCCGACGAGAAGGAGGGCTTTGTCCTCGGTGAAATCAAGGCCACCAAGGGTGAGCTGGTCACCGTTGGCATTCCCGGAGGCGAG ACCAAGGATTTCAAGAAGGATCTGGTCGGCCAGGTCAACCCGCCCAAATACGAGAAATGCGAGGATATGTCTAACTTGACCTATCTTAACGATGCCTCTGTCTTGCATAACCTGCGCGAGCGTTATCGTGCCAAGCTGATCTAC ACCTACTCTGGCTTGTTCTGCGTTGTCATCAATCCTTACAAGCGTTGGCCGCTGTACACCATGCGTGTCGCCAAGATGTACCGTGGCAAGCGTCGTAATGAGGTCCCGCCCCATCTGTTCGCCGTTTCTGACGGTGCCTACGTCAACATGTTGACCAACCACGAGAACCAGTCTATGTTGATTACCGGTGAGTCTGGTGCCGGAAAGACTGAGAACACCAAGAAGGTCATTGCGTACTTCGCCACCATTGGTGCCTCGAGCAAGAAGAGCGCTGAAGAGGAGAAGAAGATCTCCCTGGAAGATCAGGTCGTCCAGACCAATCCCGTCCTGGAAGCCTACGGTAACGCCAAGACCGTCCGTAACGATAACTCGTCTCGTTTC GGTAAATTCATCCGTATCCACTTTACTGGCTCTGGTAAGCTGGGTGGTGCTGATATTGAAACTTACCTGCTGGAGAAGGCCCGTGTCATCTCCCAGCAGACTCTGGAACGCTCCTACCACATCTTCTACCAGATGATGTCCGGCTCGGTCAAGGGACTGAAAG AGATCTGTTTCCTCTCCAACAACATCCATGACTACCATATCGTATCGCAGGGAAAAACCACTATTCCAAGCGTTGACGACGGAGAAGAAATGCAGATCACCGAT GAAGCCTTCAACATCCTGGGCTTCACTCAGGAGGAGAAGGACAACATCTACAGGATTACCGCCGCTGTCATGCACATGGGTGGCATGAAGTTCAAGCAAAAGGGTCGCGAAGAGCAGGCTGAAGCCGACGGCACTGAAGAGGGTGATCGCGTCGCTAAGCTGCTGGGTTGCGTCACTGAGGATCTGTACAAGAACCTGCTGAAGCCCCGCATCAAGGTCGGTACCGAGTTCGTCACCAAGGGTCAGAACAAGGACCAGGTCACCAACGCCGTCGGTGCTCTCTGCAAGGGTATCTTCGATCGTCTGTTCAAGTGGCTGGTCAAGAAGTGTAACGAGACTCTGGACACCAAGCAGAAGCGCGCTCAGTTCATTGGTGTGCTTGATATTGCTGGATTCGAGATCTTCGAC TACAACGGTTTCGAGCAGCTATGTATTAACTTTACCAATGAGAAGCTGCAACAGTTCTTCAACCACCACATGTTCGTTCTGGAACAAGAAGAATACAAGAAAGAGGGTATCAACTGGGCCTTCATCGATTTCGGTATGGACTTGCTGGCCTGTATTGAACTAATCGAAAAG CCCATGGGTATCCTGTCCATTCTTGAGGAAGAGTCTATGTTCCCCAAGGCTACCGATCAGACCTTTGCTGAGAAGCTGATGAACAACCACTTGGGCAAGTCTGCTCCGTTCCAGAAGCCCAGGCCACCAAAGCCAGGTTGCCAGGCCGGCCACTTCGCCATCGGTCACTACGCCGGTTGTGTGTCGTACAACATCACCGGATGGCTTGAGAAGAACAAGGATCCCCTGAACGACACTGTCGTCGACCAGTTCAAGAAGGGAAAGAACGCGTTGATCGTTGAGATCTTCGCTGATCACCCCGGACAGTCCGGTGGTGGCGACGCTGGCGGCAAGGGTGGACGTGGTAAGAAGGGTGCTGGTTTCGCCACTGTCTCCTCGTCCTACAAGGAGCAGCTGAACAACCTGATGACCACTCTGAAGTCTACTCAGCCTCACTTCGTCCGTTGTATCATTCCCAACGAGTTGAAGCAGACCGGCCTTATCGATGCTCACTTGGTTATGCACCAGCTGACCTGTAACGGTGTGCTTGAAGGTATCCGTATTTGCCGTAAGGGCTTCCCGAACAGGATGATGTACCCTGACTTCAAGCTGCG TTATCTTATCCTGGCCCCTGCTGCCATGATGGCTGAAAAGGAGGGCAAGAATGCCGCTCAGAAGTGTTTCGATGCTATCGGTCTGGATCCTGAGTCTTACCGTATTGGTCACACCAAG GTCTTCTTCCGTGCCGGTGTCCTGGGTCAGATGGAGGAGTTCCGTGACGATCGTCTGTCCAAGATCATGACCTGGATGCAGTCCTGGATCCGTGGCTACCTGTCCCGCAGGTCTTTCAAGAAGATGCAGGAGCAGCGCGTCTCCCTGGAGATTGTCCAGCGTAACCTGCGCAAGTACATGAAGCTGCGTACCTGGGCCTGGTGGAAGCTGTGGCAGAAGGTTAAGCCTCTGCTTAACGTTTCCCGCGTTGAGGACCAGATCGCG AAACTGGAAGAGACCGCCAAGAAGGCTCAGGATGACTTGGAGAAGGAAACCAAGCTCCGTCAGGAACTGGAGGCTCTGAACAGCAAGCTGCTGGCTGAGAAGACCGCTCTGTTGGATTCTCTGTCCGGTGAGAAGGGTGCTCTCCAGGATTTCCAGGAGAAGACCGCCAAGCTCCAGGCCCAGAAGGCCGACGTTGAGAACCAGCTGCGCGACACCCAGGAGCGCCTGACTCAGGAGGAAGATGCCCGCAACCAGCTCTTCCAGCAGAAGAAGAAGTTGGAGCAGGAGATCTCTGGCCAGAAGAAGGATGCTGAGGATCTGGAACTGCAGATCCAGAAGATCGAGCAGGACAAGGCCTCCAAGGATCACCAGATCCGCAACTTGAACGATGAGATCGCCCACCAGGACGAGCTGATCAACAAGCTGAACAAGGAGAAGAAGATGTCTGGTGAGGTCAACCAGAAGACCGCTGAGGAGCTCCAGGCTGCCGAAGATAAGGTCAACCACCTGAACAAGGTTAAGGCCAAGCTGGAGCAGACTCTGGATGAGCTGGAGGACTCTCTGGAGCGCGAGAAGAAGCTGCGCGGTGATGTTGAGAAGGCTAAGCGCAAGGTTGAGGGTGACCTGAAGCTGACTCAGGAAGCCGTCGCTGATCTGGAGCGCAACAAGAAGGAGCTTGAGCAGACCATCATGCGCAAGGACAAGGAAATCTCTGCCTTGTCTGCTAAGCTGGAGGACGAACAGTCCCTGGTTGGCAAGCTGCAGAAGCAGATCAAGGAACTGCAGGGCCGCATTGAGGAGCTCGAGGAGGAAGTCGAGGCTGAGCGCCAGGCTCGTGCCAAGGCTGAGAAGCAGCGCGCCGATCTGGCCCGCGAACTCGAGGAACTGGGTGAGCGTCTGGAGGAAGCCGGTGGTGCCACCTCGGCCCAGATTGAGCTGAACAAGAAGCGTGAGGCTGAGCTCGCCAAGCTGCGTCGCGACTTGGAGGAGTCCAACATCCAGCATGAGGGAACTCTGGCTAACCTGCGCAAGAAGCACAACGATGCCGTCGCCGAGATGGCTGAGCAGGTCGACCAGCTGAACAAGCTGAAGACCAA AGCTGAAAAAGAGAGAGGCCAATACTTCGCTGAACTGAACGACTCCCGTCTCAGTTTAGATCATCTGGCTAATGAGAAG GCTTCCCAGGAGAAGATCGCCAAGCAGCTGCAGCACACTCTGAACGAAGTTCAGGGCAAGCTGGACGAAACCAACCGCACTCTGAACGACTTCGACACGTCCAAGAAGAAGCTGTCCATTGAGAACTCTGACCTGCTCCGCCAGTTGGAGGATGCCGAGTCTCAGGTTTCGCAGCTCAGCAAGATCAAGATCTCGCTCACTCAGCAGCTCGAGGATACCAAGCGTCTGGCCGATGAGGAGTCTCGCGAACGCGCTACTCTGCTCGGCAAGTTCCGCAACCTGGAGCACGACCTCGACAGCCTGCGTGAACAGGTTGAGGAGGAGGCTGAGGGCAAGGGAGACATCCAGCGCCAGCTCAGCAAGGCCAACGCCGAAGCCCAGCTGTGGCGTACCAAGTACGAGTCGGAGGGTGTTGCCCGCGCTGAGGAGCTTGAGGAAGCTAAGAGGAAGCTGCAGGCCCGCCTTGCCGAGGCTGAGGAGACCATTGAGTCGCTCAACCAGAAGTGCATTGCTCTGGAGAAGACCAAGCAGCGCCTGTCCACAGAAGTCGAGGATCTGCAGCTCGAGGTCGACCGTGCCACCTCGATCGCCAACTCTGCCGAGAAGAAGCAGAAGGCCTTCGACAAGATCATCGGAGAGTGGAAGCTCAAGGTCGACGATCTGGCTGCCGAGCTGGACGCTTCCCAGAAGGAATGCCGCAACTACTCGACCGAGCTGTTCCGTCTCAAGGGTGCCTACGAAGAGGGCCAGGAGCAGCTTGAGGCTGTCCGCCGTGAGAACAAGAACTTGGCTGATGAGGTCAAGGATCTGCTGGACCAGATCGGTGAGGGTGGCCGCAACATCCATGAGATTGAGAAGTCTCGCAAGCGCCTGGAGGCTGAGAAGGACGAGCTGCAGGCCGCCCTTGAGGAAGCCGAGGCTGCTCTGGAACAGGAGGAGAACAAGGTTCTGCGCGCTCAGCTTGAGCTGTCTCAGGTGCGCCAGGAAATTGACCGCCGCATCCAGGAGAAGGAAGAGGAATTCGAGAACACCCGCAAGAACCACCAGCGTGCCCTGGACTCCATGCAGGCCTCTCTCGAAGCCGAAGCCAAGGGTAAGGCTGAGGCCCTGCGCATGAAGAAGAAGCTGGAGGCTGACATCAACGAGCTTGAGATTGCTCTGGATCATGCCAACAAG GCTAACGCTGAGGCCCAGAAGAACATCAAGCGCTACCAGCAGCAGATGAAGGATGTCCAGAGCGCCCTGGAGGAAGAACAGCGTGCCCGTGACGATGCCCGCGAACAGCTGGGTATCTCTGAGCGTCGCGCCAACGCCCTGCAGAACGAACTGGAGGAGTCGCGTACTCTGCTGGAGCAGGCCGACCGTGGCCGTCGCCAGGCTGAACAGGAGCTGGGTGATGCTCACGAGCAGCTGAACGACGTTTCTGCCCAGAACGCTTCGATCGCCGCCGCCAAGAGGAAGCTGGAGTCTGAGCTGCAGACCCTGCACTCCGACCTGGATGAGCTGCTGAACGAAGCCAAGAACTCCGAGGAGAAGGCCAAGAAGGCTATGGTTGATGCCGCCCGCCTGGCCGATGAGCTCCGCGCTGAGCAGGACCACGCCCAGTCCCAGGAGAAGATGCGCAAGGCCCTTGAGCAGCAGATCAAGGAACTGCAGGTCCGTTTGGATGACGCCGAGACCAACGCTCTGAAGGGAGGCAAGAAGGCCATTCAGAAGCTGGAGCAGCGCGTCCGCGAGCTGGAAGCCGAGCTGGACAGCGAGCAGAGAAGACACACCGATGCCCAGAAGAACCTCCGCAAGTCCGAGCGTCGCATCAAGGAGTTGACCTTCCAGTCTGAGGAAGACCGCAAGAACCACGAACGCATGCAGGACCTCGTCGACAAGCTGCAGCAGAAGATCAAGACTTACAAGAGGCAGATTGAGGAAGCCGAGGAGATCGCCGCTCTGAATCTGGCCAAGTTCCGCAAGGCCCAGCAGGAGCTGGAGGAGGCTGAGGAGCGTGCCGACATTGCCGAGCAAACTGCCACCAAATTCCGCACCAAGGGAGGACGTGCCGGTTCCGTGCAGCGCGGTGCCAGCCCAGCA CCCCAGAGACAGTCGGCCATGCCATCTCTCGCCGCTCTTGGACTTCCCACATTCGACGACCATGCTTTCTAA